One genomic segment of Bdellovibrionales bacterium includes these proteins:
- a CDS encoding transposase, whose product MRHPYQLFLHLNDIEHSRTKARHPQTNGCKERLNQVIQKEFYDVVLRKTRYTSIAQMQSDLDTYME is encoded by the coding sequence GTGCGGCATCCCTACCAGCTGTTCCTTCATCTGAACGACATCGAGCATTCCCGGACAAAGGCGCGTCACCCGCAGACCAACGGCTGCAAGGAACGCCTCAACCAGGTCATCCAGAAAGAATTTTATGATGTGGTTCTCAGAAAGACCCGGTACACATCCATCGCACAAATGCAGTCCGATCTGGACACCTATATGGAGTAA
- a CDS encoding SDR family NAD(P)-dependent oxidoreductase encodes MTTNKPLVLLTGASIGLGLAIAKELIEDGNYRLVLTARAKSLKRFSAAGIFESDEIYLRPLDVTNKEERVAVIAECEASLGGLDILINNAGIAMRSVVEDASAEDRIGLLDINYIGPMRLAALALPGMRKRRNGRIINISSAAGLIGMPTMACYCGSKFALEGGTESLWYEVKPWGIHVTLIIPGFMRSDSFLNTQTTKWSRAAINAGQKDPYYHHYGNMEKLISWTMRRTLATPESVARKIARVIKQKNPSLRVPVTADAWFLFLFRRFLPRAIYHWVMFRALPKSEKWGNISSQRCIPKIDSNMNNI; translated from the coding sequence ATGACAACGAACAAACCACTCGTTCTTCTGACTGGAGCAAGCATTGGTTTAGGACTCGCAATAGCAAAGGAGCTCATCGAGGATGGAAACTATCGGTTAGTACTGACAGCCAGAGCAAAGTCGTTGAAACGCTTTAGTGCGGCAGGAATTTTTGAATCAGATGAAATTTATTTACGGCCACTAGATGTAACTAACAAAGAGGAGAGAGTTGCCGTGATTGCCGAATGCGAGGCTAGCTTGGGCGGACTCGACATTCTGATTAATAATGCGGGAATTGCAATGCGCTCTGTTGTGGAAGACGCAAGTGCCGAGGATAGAATTGGGTTACTTGACATTAATTATATTGGACCAATGAGGCTCGCCGCCCTTGCTTTACCTGGGATGCGTAAGCGGAGAAACGGTAGAATTATTAACATCTCTTCGGCTGCAGGTTTAATCGGCATGCCCACAATGGCCTGTTATTGCGGATCAAAATTTGCTCTTGAAGGTGGAACTGAGTCCCTGTGGTATGAGGTTAAACCATGGGGTATTCATGTCACATTGATTATTCCGGGCTTTATGAGATCTGACTCCTTTCTTAATACTCAGACTACAAAATGGAGTCGTGCTGCTATTAATGCTGGTCAAAAAGATCCCTATTACCATCACTATGGGAACATGGAGAAATTGATTTCGTGGACTATGAGGCGAACTCTGGCTACACCGGAAAGTGTCGCCAGAAAAATCGCAAGAGTAATTAAACAAAAAAACCCTTCTCTTAGGGTTCCAGTAACAGCAGATGCGTGGTTCTTATTTCTATTCAGACGGTTTCTGCCGCGTGCCATCTATCACTGGGTAATGTTTAGAGCCTTACCAAAATCTGAAAAATGGGGGAATATTTCTTCTCAGCGATGCATCCCGAAAATAGATAGTAATATGAATAACATATAG
- a CDS encoding superoxide dismutase [Fe] (SodB; iron binding; present under aerobic and anaerobic conditions; destroys free radicals): MFKLPEFNFTKASFLPEETIQYHYGKHHSAYIGKLNKLMEGLPPNAILENIRDSDGALYNNAVQSWNHTFYWMGLTPSPSILNSNSLLAKSIKVQFGSESGLKENFVESALKVFRSGWTWLALNMQSKKIEIINTSNARRSNAGKLLMT, encoded by the coding sequence ATGTTCAAACTGCCCGAATTTAACTTCACAAAGGCTTCGTTCTTACCTGAAGAAACAATTCAATATCACTATGGAAAACACCACAGCGCCTATATTGGAAAGCTTAATAAGCTAATGGAGGGTCTGCCGCCAAACGCCATTCTCGAAAATATACGTGATTCTGATGGCGCCCTGTATAACAATGCAGTCCAAAGTTGGAATCATACTTTCTATTGGATGGGCCTCACACCTAGCCCCTCAATCTTGAATTCAAATTCCCTTTTAGCGAAATCAATCAAAGTGCAATTTGGGTCGGAATCGGGCTTAAAAGAGAACTTTGTTGAATCTGCACTAAAGGTATTCAGATCTGGCTGGACATGGCTTGCTCTTAATATGCAAAGCAAGAAGATTGAAATAATTAACACGAGCAATGCTCGACGTTCAAATGCGGGAAAATTATTGATGACTTGA
- a CDS encoding LysR family transcriptional regulator has protein sequence MNIYNYNHLFYFYVTAKLEGVTAAAKHLNTSQSSLSTQINRLEEALDRELFRKVGRRMELTDSGKEVFNYCRRAFDIFDEMFDQLDKQKSSMGIRISIGVSVDIERPFVTEVIAKVSKQYGKTERPLLNLISLHSSQLMQLLKVGEIDLLLTTSFGVDQELKTLEEFNLPVGAFASNDLLKNLKKFSFESLIRDEKIPSVLPSKFTSLRSEIDGFLIRKKLSPVCVFESNVISSVIRSASDGMGLTILPYVYVARELRSEKLILLTQKPLWKHKMALFSSRAGLDERRREYAEKLIQHLTGASEQSPLLSKAARHD, from the coding sequence ATGAATATATATAACTATAACCATCTTTTTTACTTTTACGTTACTGCAAAGCTTGAGGGCGTGACAGCAGCAGCCAAGCATCTCAATACCAGTCAATCATCGCTGAGCACTCAAATAAACAGGCTTGAAGAAGCTCTAGACAGGGAGCTTTTTCGAAAAGTGGGGCGACGCATGGAATTGACTGACTCTGGCAAAGAAGTATTCAACTACTGTCGACGCGCATTTGATATATTTGACGAAATGTTTGACCAGCTTGATAAGCAAAAATCGTCAATGGGGATTCGAATATCCATAGGCGTGTCTGTTGATATCGAAAGGCCTTTTGTTACAGAGGTAATTGCTAAAGTCTCAAAACAGTATGGAAAGACTGAACGCCCATTGTTAAATTTGATTTCGCTTCATTCTTCACAGCTTATGCAGCTATTAAAGGTTGGCGAGATAGATCTGTTACTGACAACAAGCTTTGGTGTTGATCAAGAGCTAAAGACCCTCGAAGAATTTAATTTGCCCGTAGGAGCATTTGCATCGAATGACCTTTTAAAGAACCTAAAAAAATTTTCATTTGAGTCTCTCATCCGTGATGAAAAAATACCCTCGGTGCTTCCATCTAAATTTACAAGTTTGCGATCTGAAATAGACGGGTTTTTGATACGAAAGAAACTAAGCCCCGTATGTGTATTTGAAAGCAACGTTATATCTTCAGTGATCAGGTCCGCCAGTGACGGCATGGGTCTCACCATTTTGCCATACGTCTACGTCGCAAGGGAGCTGCGATCCGAAAAATTGATTTTATTAACTCAAAAACCTCTTTGGAAGCATAAAATGGCTCTGTTCTCTTCGAGAGCGGGTCTTGACGAAAGACGAAGAGAATATGCTGAAAAATTAATTCAACATTTAACCGGGGCCTCAGAACAATCGCCTCTTTTAAGCAAGGCAGCTAGACATGACTGA